A section of the Flavobacterium sp. CG_23.5 genome encodes:
- a CDS encoding UDP-2,3-diacylglucosamine diphosphatase, which yields MQLPNNKKIYFASDQHFGAPTPELSFPREKKFVAWLDEVKVDAEAIFLLGDLFDFWFEYKTVVPKGFVRVLGKLAEIRDSGIPIYFFVGNHDLWMEDYFQKELNIPVYHDNQEYTFGDKTFLIGHGDGKGPGDMGYKRMKKVFTNPFSKWLFRWLHPDIGVGLAQYLSVKNKLISGDEDVNFLGEENEWLILYSKRKLETKHYNYLIFGHRHLPMKITVGENSEYVNLGDWISYFTYGVFDGENFEIKKYL from the coding sequence ATGCAATTACCAAATAACAAAAAGATATATTTCGCCTCTGATCAGCATTTTGGTGCGCCAACTCCTGAATTAAGTTTTCCCAGAGAGAAAAAATTTGTGGCCTGGCTTGATGAGGTAAAAGTAGATGCGGAAGCGATATTTTTATTAGGCGATTTGTTTGATTTTTGGTTCGAATACAAAACAGTTGTGCCAAAAGGATTTGTTCGGGTTTTAGGCAAACTGGCCGAAATCCGAGATAGCGGTATTCCTATTTATTTCTTCGTAGGAAATCACGATTTATGGATGGAGGATTATTTCCAGAAAGAATTAAATATTCCTGTTTATCACGATAACCAGGAATATACTTTTGGAGACAAAACATTTCTCATAGGGCATGGCGATGGAAAAGGTCCAGGCGATATGGGATACAAACGAATGAAGAAAGTATTTACAAATCCGTTTTCAAAATGGCTTTTTAGATGGCTTCATCCGGATATTGGAGTAGGTCTGGCTCAATATCTTTCGGTGAAAAACAAATTGATTTCGGGTGATGAAGATGTAAATTTTCTTGGCGAAGAGAATGAATGGCTTATCCTTTATTCGAAAAGAAAATTAGAAACCAAGCATTATAATTATCTCATTTTTGGTCACCGCCATCTGCCTATGAAAATAACGGTAGGTGAAAACTCAGAATATGTTAATCTGGGCGATTGGATCAGTTATTTTACGTACGGTGTTTTTGATGGAGAAAATTTCGAAATCAAGAAATATTTGTAA
- the recJ gene encoding single-stranded-DNA-specific exonuclease RecJ: MRWTIKPKPSEEKINHLAKALNVEDFVATLLVQRGIETFEEAKAFFRPSLDHLHDPYLMKDMDKAVERIEKAISKQENILVFGDYDVDGTTAVSLVSSYFRTYYPNVATYIPDRYDEGYGISFKGIDFADDNEFSLIIALDCGIKSIDHVDYAKERNIDFIICDHHRPGEFLPDAIAVLDPKRDDCTYPYDELCGCGIGFKLIQALAKNRNQTIEDLIPYLDLVAAAIAADIVPMTGENRVLAYFGLQVINSEPRPGIKALIHQIKKQTLDITDVVFIIAPRINAAGRIKHGNHAVELLTEFDFEQAQQFASEIESYNSERKDLDKLITKEALLQIHDNEEKERFTSVVFQEDWHKGVIGIVASRLIETYYRPTLVFTKSGDKYAASARSVKGFDVYNALEACSEHLEQFGGHMYAAGMTLKEENYLLFKEAFEKEVEKTIHPDMLIPEIAVDAEINFADITPKLTRILKQFEPFGPQNMTPVFLTKNVKDTGYGKPMGQEEEHLKLFLKQPQSFDIGGMATIGFGLGNKFDLTTNQKTFDAVYCIDENEWNGKISLQLRLRDIK; encoded by the coding sequence ATGCGCTGGACCATCAAACCAAAACCTTCCGAAGAAAAAATCAATCATTTGGCGAAAGCCTTGAATGTAGAAGATTTTGTGGCGACCTTATTAGTGCAACGCGGTATTGAAACATTCGAAGAAGCTAAAGCCTTTTTTCGCCCCTCTTTAGACCACTTGCACGATCCTTATCTGATGAAAGATATGGACAAAGCAGTTGAACGAATAGAAAAAGCCATTTCAAAACAGGAGAATATTCTCGTTTTTGGCGATTATGATGTCGATGGAACGACGGCAGTTTCTCTCGTTTCTTCGTATTTTAGAACGTATTATCCCAATGTGGCGACTTATATTCCAGATCGTTATGACGAAGGTTACGGCATTTCTTTTAAAGGAATTGATTTTGCCGATGACAATGAATTTTCATTGATAATTGCTTTAGATTGCGGTATAAAATCCATCGATCATGTGGATTACGCCAAAGAGAGAAACATCGATTTTATCATTTGTGACCACCATAGACCTGGCGAATTCTTACCCGATGCCATTGCGGTTCTCGATCCAAAACGAGACGATTGTACTTATCCATATGATGAATTATGCGGTTGCGGAATTGGTTTTAAATTGATTCAGGCTTTAGCCAAAAATAGAAACCAAACCATTGAGGATTTAATTCCTTATTTGGATTTAGTTGCTGCTGCCATTGCTGCCGATATTGTTCCGATGACTGGTGAAAATCGCGTTCTCGCCTATTTTGGTTTGCAAGTCATCAACTCTGAACCCAGACCCGGAATCAAGGCTTTGATTCACCAAATAAAAAAACAAACTTTAGACATTACCGATGTCGTTTTTATTATAGCTCCAAGAATAAATGCTGCTGGACGCATCAAACACGGCAATCACGCAGTAGAATTATTAACCGAATTCGATTTTGAACAAGCCCAACAATTTGCCTCCGAAATCGAGTCTTATAATTCGGAGCGAAAAGATTTAGACAAATTAATTACCAAAGAAGCGCTGCTGCAAATCCATGACAATGAGGAAAAAGAACGATTTACCTCCGTAGTTTTTCAAGAGGATTGGCACAAAGGCGTGATTGGAATTGTAGCTTCAAGACTTATAGAAACTTATTATCGTCCAACACTGGTTTTTACCAAAAGTGGCGATAAATATGCAGCATCCGCAAGGTCTGTTAAAGGTTTTGATGTGTACAATGCATTGGAAGCGTGTTCGGAACATTTGGAGCAATTTGGAGGACACATGTATGCAGCTGGAATGACTTTGAAGGAAGAAAATTATTTACTATTCAAAGAGGCTTTTGAAAAAGAAGTGGAAAAAACCATACATCCCGATATGCTAATTCCAGAAATTGCAGTCGATGCCGAAATTAATTTTGCTGATATTACTCCAAAATTAACTCGGATTCTCAAACAGTTTGAGCCTTTTGGACCTCAAAATATGACTCCGGTTTTTTTGACAAAAAATGTAAAAGATACGGGATACGGAAAACCAATGGGACAAGAAGAGGAACATTTAAAACTATTTTTAAAACAACCCCAAAGCTTCGACATCGGAGGCATGGCAACAATTGGCTTTGGTTTAGGAAACAAATTCGATTTGACTACCAATCAAAAAACATTCGATGCCGTATATTGCATTGATGAAAACGAATGGAACGGAAAAATTAGTTTACAATTAAGATTAAGAGATATAAAATAA
- a CDS encoding MFS transporter gives MKKKNDPYAALRYKEFNIFLILRFAMVFAWSMQFIIIEWQVYSLTKDPLSLGIIGLMEIIPAIAMALFAGHIVDQKEKKGLLLKCILGFSVISFGLFLLTWPTFISDFSTKMVLYGIYFLVFLGGIVRSFLGPTIFSLLSLIVPKNLYPNAATWSSTVWQIGSVLGPAVAGFSITWIGVHWSMCSVFACSIFALLALSQIPTKPILNPKIGEPIMDSLKEGVKFVFQNKTILSALSLDMIAVLFGGAVSLLPIFAQDILKVGPEGFGVLRAAPAVGSFLILIVSAYIPFNKNAGIKLLSAIFAFGICIIVFGVSTIFWLSVAALFLSGVVDGVSVVIRQTILQLKTPDHMRGRVSAVNSIFVGSSNELGAFESGLTAKLMGTVTSVVFGGTMTLITVLITGAISPTFRKLDLQKDIDEHENHKE, from the coding sequence ATGAAGAAGAAAAACGACCCTTATGCAGCCTTGCGTTATAAAGAATTCAATATCTTTTTAATATTACGTTTCGCTATGGTTTTTGCTTGGTCCATGCAATTTATTATTATTGAATGGCAAGTATATAGCTTAACCAAAGATCCGCTTTCACTAGGAATTATTGGTTTAATGGAGATAATTCCGGCGATTGCAATGGCTTTGTTTGCAGGACATATTGTCGATCAAAAAGAAAAAAAAGGATTACTTCTCAAATGTATTTTGGGGTTTTCGGTGATCAGTTTTGGGTTGTTTTTACTGACATGGCCAACATTCATAAGTGATTTTTCTACCAAAATGGTTTTATATGGTATTTACTTTTTAGTGTTTTTAGGAGGAATCGTAAGATCGTTCCTAGGACCAACCATATTTTCACTTTTGTCATTAATTGTTCCTAAAAATTTATATCCTAATGCCGCTACATGGAGTAGTACCGTTTGGCAAATTGGTTCCGTTCTAGGACCCGCGGTGGCTGGTTTTTCTATCACTTGGATTGGGGTTCACTGGTCGATGTGTTCTGTATTTGCGTGTTCTATTTTTGCTTTACTTGCTTTATCCCAAATACCTACTAAACCTATTTTGAATCCTAAAATTGGAGAACCCATTATGGACAGTTTGAAAGAAGGGGTGAAATTTGTTTTCCAAAATAAAACCATCTTAAGTGCTTTATCGCTCGACATGATAGCCGTTCTTTTTGGTGGTGCTGTGTCTCTTTTACCCATATTTGCACAGGATATTTTAAAAGTGGGACCCGAAGGATTTGGCGTTTTAAGAGCTGCTCCAGCTGTTGGATCTTTTTTGATATTGATTGTTTCAGCTTATATTCCCTTCAATAAAAATGCGGGAATAAAGCTTTTATCAGCGATTTTTGCCTTTGGAATTTGTATTATCGTCTTTGGAGTTTCGACCATCTTTTGGTTATCTGTTGCCGCATTATTTTTAAGTGGGGTTGTCGATGGCGTTTCAGTGGTGATACGCCAAACTATTTTACAATTGAAAACTCCCGATCATATGCGAGGCAGGGTTTCGGCAGTGAATTCTATATTTGTGGGTTCTTCAAATGAGTTGGGTGCTTTTGAAAGCGGATTGACCGCAAAATTAATGGGAACGGTAACGTCAGTGGTTTTTGGGGGAACAATGACACTTATAACCGTACTTATTACTGGAGCAATATCGCCAACATTTAGAAAACTGGATTTGCAAAAAGACATTGACGAACACGAAAATCACAAGGAATAA
- a CDS encoding enoyl-CoA hydratase/isomerase family protein produces the protein MITQNSIGSLITTIENKVATLEFGHPASNSFPRELLDRLTNALNDLSSNPEVSVIIMKSEGTGAFCAGASFDELLAVSNQEEGTKFFSGFAHLLNAMRKCTKIIVGRIHGKAVGGGVGIASACDYVLATKNASIKLSELAIGIGPFVIEPAVSRKIGKTALAEMTLAAHEWKTADWAAAKGLYADVFENTEDLDRALENFCSNLASYNPEALSEMKKVLWEGTDHWETLLFERAAITGKLVLSDYSRKALTQFKK, from the coding sequence ATGATAACGCAAAATTCAATCGGTTCGCTCATTACAACAATAGAAAATAAAGTCGCTACGCTCGAATTTGGGCATCCGGCGAGTAATTCTTTTCCTCGGGAATTGTTAGACCGTTTAACAAATGCACTCAACGATTTAAGTAGTAATCCAGAAGTTTCTGTCATTATTATGAAAAGTGAAGGGACAGGAGCTTTTTGTGCCGGCGCTTCTTTTGATGAACTTTTAGCGGTTTCGAATCAAGAAGAAGGAACAAAATTCTTCTCGGGATTTGCTCACTTACTCAATGCCATGCGCAAGTGTACGAAAATAATTGTAGGACGTATTCATGGGAAAGCCGTAGGCGGGGGCGTTGGGATTGCTTCAGCCTGTGATTATGTATTGGCAACCAAAAACGCTTCTATAAAATTATCAGAATTAGCGATTGGAATCGGTCCTTTTGTGATAGAACCCGCAGTTTCGAGAAAAATAGGAAAAACAGCCTTGGCTGAAATGACTTTGGCGGCTCACGAATGGAAAACGGCCGATTGGGCTGCAGCCAAAGGATTGTATGCAGATGTTTTTGAAAACACGGAGGATCTTGATAGAGCATTAGAAAATTTCTGTTCGAATTTAGCCAGTTATAATCCGGAAGCCTTAAGCGAAATGAAAAAAGTCCTTTGGGAAGGAACAGATCACTGGGAAACACTTTTGTTCGAGCGCGCTGCGATTACGGGAAAATTAGTGCTTTCTGACTATTCGAGAAAGGCATTAACTCAATTTAAAAAATAA
- a CDS encoding 6-pyruvoyl trahydropterin synthase family protein, whose product MSNIRITKQFGFETGHALYGYDGKCKNVHGHSYKLSVTVIGTPITDRNNVKFGMVIDFTDLKKIVKEEIVDQFDHATVFNETTPHIELANELIQRGHHVILVDYQPTSENMVIDFSQRIKNRLPDGITLFSLKLQETDSSFAEWYASDNQKSIL is encoded by the coding sequence ATGAGCAATATCAGAATTACAAAACAATTTGGTTTCGAAACTGGCCATGCCTTATATGGTTATGACGGAAAATGTAAAAATGTTCATGGACATAGTTATAAATTGTCAGTAACCGTAATTGGGACTCCAATCACCGACCGAAATAATGTAAAATTTGGAATGGTAATCGATTTTACAGATTTAAAAAAAATTGTAAAAGAAGAAATTGTGGATCAATTTGACCATGCAACGGTTTTTAATGAAACAACACCACATATTGAACTGGCAAACGAATTAATACAACGCGGTCATCACGTTATTTTAGTAGATTATCAGCCTACCAGCGAGAATATGGTGATTGATTTCTCACAAAGAATAAAAAATAGATTACCCGATGGAATTACCCTTTTTTCTTTAAAACTTCAAGAAACGGATTCCTCTTTTGCAGAATGGTACGCAAGCGACAATCAAAAATCCATACTTTAG
- a CDS encoding ATP-binding protein, which yields MENLLLEFQQKISRTSLEFQRYLIDEIDWNNQLIAVKGARGSGKTTMLLQYIKKYLNLKTSLFVSLDHLFFIENTLISLAKDFSKIGGTHLLLDEVHKYPNWSRELKLIYDDLPELKVIFTSSSMLEIYKSESDLSRRAVTYDLKEMSFREFIVFETGLDLKSHTLEDLLENHTEIANSLLQQIKPIPLFLKYLEFGAYPYYKENIKLYHQKLINTINLIIEVDINAVDHISYDLIIKLKKLLFAIATSAPFTPNITKLSERIGASRAVLIQAIKQLERAGLVNELYRPTKGIGVLTKPEKLFLNNTNLMYALAKGNTNVGNLRETFFVNQFKNLAVIHLADQGDFLIDEKYTFEIGGKNKTQVQIHNVKNSYIAKDNIEIGIGNIIPVWLFGFLY from the coding sequence AAAGGAGCGAGAGGTTCCGGCAAAACTACCATGTTGTTGCAGTACATCAAAAAATATTTGAATTTAAAAACCAGTTTGTTTGTTAGTCTTGACCATTTGTTTTTTATTGAAAATACATTAATTAGTTTGGCTAAGGATTTTTCTAAAATTGGAGGAACCCATTTGTTGTTAGACGAGGTTCATAAATATCCGAATTGGTCGAGAGAATTAAAATTGATCTATGATGATCTTCCCGAATTAAAAGTGATATTCACCTCCTCTTCGATGTTGGAAATATACAAATCTGAATCTGATTTGAGCAGACGAGCCGTGACTTATGATTTGAAAGAAATGTCTTTTAGAGAATTTATTGTTTTCGAAACCGGACTCGATTTAAAATCGCACACCTTAGAAGATTTATTAGAAAATCATACTGAAATTGCCAATTCGCTTTTGCAGCAAATAAAACCGATTCCGTTATTTTTGAAATATCTTGAGTTTGGAGCGTATCCTTATTATAAGGAGAACATCAAATTGTATCACCAGAAATTAATAAACACTATTAATTTAATAATTGAAGTGGATATAAATGCGGTAGATCACATCAGTTACGATTTGATTATTAAACTCAAAAAACTATTATTTGCCATTGCAACGAGCGCTCCTTTTACGCCGAACATCACGAAATTGAGCGAAAGAATCGGAGCTTCGAGAGCGGTATTGATTCAAGCCATAAAACAATTGGAAAGAGCGGGATTAGTAAACGAATTGTACCGTCCGACTAAAGGAATTGGCGTATTGACAAAACCTGAAAAACTATTTCTGAACAACACCAATTTGATGTACGCTTTGGCAAAAGGAAATACTAATGTGGGTAATTTGAGAGAAACTTTTTTTGTAAATCAATTCAAAAATCTAGCAGTAATTCACTTGGCAGATCAGGGTGATTTTTTAATTGATGAAAAATATACTTTTGAAATTGGAGGAAAAAACAAAACACAAGTACAAATTCATAACGTCAAAAATAGTTATATTGCTAAAGACAATATTGAAATTGGAATTGGGAATATTATTCCAGTTTGGCTTTTTGGCTTTTTGTATTAA